One segment of Brassica napus cultivar Da-Ae chromosome C3, Da-Ae, whole genome shotgun sequence DNA contains the following:
- the LOC106386548 gene encoding uncharacterized protein LOC106386548: MCPLRFLLVFFSAVLAGYFAWKTVSSSPEIISEDDDGSPVELNEKQGLCFKKKMEKGFWVFVDMASGKYLWRNLKLMSEKGSK; encoded by the exons ATGTGTCCGTTGAGATTCCTATTGGTGTTCTTCTCTGCGGTTCTCGCCGGATATTTCGCGTGGAAGACGGTGAGCTCTTCGCCTGAAATCATCTCAGAAGACGACGACGGCTCACCGGTCGAATTGAATGAGAAACAAGGACTCTGTTTCAAAAAG AAGATGGAGAAGGGGTTCTGGGTGTTCGTCGACATGGCCAGCGGGAAATACCTTTGGAGGAATCTCAAGCTGATGAGCGAGAAAGGTTCAAAATGA